From the genome of Gorilla gorilla gorilla isolate KB3781 chromosome 4, NHGRI_mGorGor1-v2.1_pri, whole genome shotgun sequence, one region includes:
- the LOC109026853 gene encoding transcription factor CP2-like protein 1 isoform X1 encodes MLFWHNQPEHLWPSPGDLYPGPPSSLLREPLPLPYLKQEELPNIPGTELPCPMFQYVLCAATSPAVKQQEETLTYLNQGQSYEVRMLCSSKPCDATQCPQLLKVGTLLPRSGKGWV; translated from the exons ATGCTGTTTTGGCACAACCAGCCGGAGCATCTATGGCCCAGTCCTGGGGATCTATACCCTGGGCCCCCCAGCAGCCTGCTCAG GGAGCCCCTGCCCTTGCCCTACTTGAAGCAGGAGGAGCTGCCCAACATCCCTGGCACGGAGCTGCCCTGCCCCATGTTCCAGTACGTGCTCTGTGCAGCCACCTCGCCAGCCGTGAAGCAGCAGGAGGAGACCCTCACCTACCTGAACCAGG GCCAGTCCTATGAGGTCCGGATGCTCTGCAGCTCCAAGCCGTGTGATGCCACCCAGTGCCCCCAGCTGCTGAAGGTGGGTACACTCCTCCCCAGAAGTGGCAAAGGCTGGGTATGA
- the LOC109026853 gene encoding transcription factor CP2-like protein 1 isoform X2 — MLFWHNQPEHLWPSPGDLYPGPPSSLLREPLPLPYLKQEELPNIPGTELPCPMFQYVLCAATSPAVKQQEETLTYLNQGQSYEVRMLCSSKPCDATQCPQLLKMCHCPWE, encoded by the exons ATGCTGTTTTGGCACAACCAGCCGGAGCATCTATGGCCCAGTCCTGGGGATCTATACCCTGGGCCCCCCAGCAGCCTGCTCAG GGAGCCCCTGCCCTTGCCCTACTTGAAGCAGGAGGAGCTGCCCAACATCCCTGGCACGGAGCTGCCCTGCCCCATGTTCCAGTACGTGCTCTGTGCAGCCACCTCGCCAGCCGTGAAGCAGCAGGAGGAGACCCTCACCTACCTGAACCAGG GCCAGTCCTATGAGGTCCGGATGCTCTGCAGCTCCAAGCCGTGTGATGCCACCCAGTGCCCCCAGCTGCTGAAG ATGTGCCACTGTCCGTGGGAGTGA